From the genome of Triticum aestivum cultivar Chinese Spring chromosome 3B, IWGSC CS RefSeq v2.1, whole genome shotgun sequence, one region includes:
- the LOC123065623 gene encoding uncharacterized protein, whose translation MATVGFGPYSVATASEKNEPTRPLAYPSPSVHPATDEDIEVQDAAATTGKRPRSTQCFCGRRSVLCCSGCCVASVVIAGIVALVLALTVFKVKDPVFTMNRVTLEDVDGDFLGADERHPVSVNATLNADISIKNPNVASFSYDRSETNFYYKGETVGVAYAPDGEVGADRTVRMNVTLDALADRISPNINVTDLIFGQSQDYDLTSYTEISGRVSVLGIYKRDLDIKVNCSITLEVSAFSSVQSKTTDCVANVK comes from the coding sequence ATGGCGACCGTCGGGTTCGGGCCGTACAGCGTCGCCACAGCGAGCGAGAAGAACGAGCCGACGAGGCCGCTCGCCTACCCGTCCCCGTCCGTTCACCCGGCGACCGACGAGGACATCGAGGTCCAGGATGCCGCCGCGACCACCGGCAAGCGCCCGCGCTCCACGCAGTGCTTCTGCGGCCGCCGGTCCGTGCTCTGCTGCAGCGGCTGCTGCGTGGCCTCCGTGGTCATTGCCGGGATCGTCGCCCTCGTGCTCGCCCTCACCGTGTTCAAGGTCAAGGACCCCGTCTTCACCATGAACCGCGTCACCCTGGAGGACGTCGACGGCGACTTCCTCGGCGCGGACGAGCGGCACCCGGTGTCCGTCAACGCCACCCTCAATGCCGACATATCCATCAAGAACCCGAACGTGGCCTCGTTCAGCTACGACCGGAGCGAGACGAACTTCTACTACAAGGGGGAGACGGTCGGCGTGGCGTACGCCCCCGACGGCGAGGTCGGCGCCGACCGGACCGTGCGGATGAACGTCACGCTCGACGCGCTCGCCGACCGGATCTCCCCCAACATCAATGTCACCGACCTCATCTTCGGCCAGAGCCAGGACTACGACCTCACCAGCTACACGGAGATCAGCGGGAGAGTGAGCGTGCTGGGGATCTACAAGAGGGACCTCGACATCAAGGTGAACTGCTCTATTACCTTGGAGGTCAGCGCCTTTAGCTCAGTGCAGAGTAAAACTACCGACTGCGTTGCAAACGTGAAGTAA